Proteins encoded in a region of the Sulfurimonas marina genome:
- a CDS encoding AraC family transcriptional regulator: protein MDQRFENYRSEMINLITSRYELNGAVQSEIPNLDFYFSKELTEQINIMYEPSLCVILQGDKAVGFGENNYGYDHKMYLLSSTHLPAKMKILKASNETPYISLRIKFTLENIYEVLKALDSQQTNLDENAEKGLFFDDMNIQLYESLYRFMKLLERSKKDIEFLYPLLTKEILYNLVKSQGGAFLSKFCMEGSVSNKIVQVITYIKDHFNEKLNINTLAKSIDMSESSLYQHFKTITTLSPIQFQKKLRLEEAKRLLQLQNKEISEVAFAVGYESPSQFSREFSRMFGLSPKAFANLRIEGV from the coding sequence ATGGATCAAAGGTTTGAAAACTACAGGTCGGAGATGATCAACCTTATTACAAGTCGGTACGAACTAAACGGTGCCGTACAAAGTGAGATCCCAAACTTGGATTTTTACTTTTCCAAAGAGCTTACAGAACAGATCAATATTATGTACGAGCCCTCTTTATGTGTAATCCTCCAAGGGGATAAAGCTGTAGGTTTTGGAGAGAACAATTACGGATACGATCATAAAATGTACCTCCTCTCTTCAACCCACCTTCCCGCAAAAATGAAAATACTTAAAGCTTCCAACGAAACACCATACATCTCACTACGAATAAAATTTACACTTGAAAATATCTACGAAGTATTAAAAGCACTTGATTCTCAACAAACAAATTTAGATGAAAATGCCGAAAAAGGTTTGTTTTTCGATGATATGAATATACAGCTCTACGAATCACTCTATAGATTTATGAAACTTTTAGAACGTTCAAAAAAGGATATAGAATTTTTATATCCCCTCCTTACAAAAGAGATCCTCTACAACCTTGTCAAAAGCCAAGGGGGAGCTTTTTTAAGCAAGTTTTGTATGGAGGGAAGTGTTTCAAACAAAATAGTTCAGGTGATAACATATATCAAAGATCACTTTAACGAAAAGCTGAACATAAACACTTTGGCAAAGAGTATAGATATGAGCGAGTCTTCCCTCTACCAACACTTTAAAACGATTACAACCCTCTCCCCTATACAGTTTCAAAAAAAACTGAGACTTGAAGAAGCAAAGCGGCTGTTGCAGTTACAAAACAAAGAGATCAGCGAAGTGGCATTTGCGGTAGGATATGAATCCCCTTCGCAGTTTAGCAGGGAATTTTCAAGAATGTTCGGTTTATCTCCAAAGGCTTTTGCAAATTTAAGAATTGAGGGCGTATAA
- a CDS encoding MBL fold metallo-hydrolase RNA specificity domain-containing protein: MAVVRSYGATKEVTGSCHVLEIDDVKIMIDCGMFQGEEEEKNKDPFYFEPSTIDYILITHAHLDHIGRIPKLVKEGFTGKIYATAATMELAEIILIDSAKIMSEDFQTRYRKAQRKGQSKKIEKPLYDPINVQETFEMVEWVNPEYDQYYDLCEGISFVYRNAGHILGSAFIEISYMENNDSRSIVFSGDIGNNNDLVLPHLAKCKKTDALYVETTYGERDHQPIEATIQEFKETLLATLDKGGNVLIPSFALERTQELLCILRDMYEKGELPKCKVFLDSPMATRATQVYKQFARELIPKCQENIKENGSVFNFELLSYTETPEASKSINDVKSRAIIIAGAGMCNGGRIVHHFKHRIWDKNNAVIFVGFQAERTLGREIVDGAQWINVLGEDIIVQASIHTINGFSAHADQDGILEWISDIKNLKKVFLVHGELESQTAFKETLKEKLNLDAHIVSFKETIVLD; the protein is encoded by the coding sequence ATGGCAGTAGTAAGATCTTACGGTGCTACAAAAGAGGTGACTGGTTCATGCCATGTTCTTGAGATTGATGATGTAAAAATCATGATTGACTGCGGTATGTTTCAAGGGGAAGAGGAAGAGAAAAACAAAGATCCATTTTATTTTGAACCTTCCACTATAGACTACATTTTAATTACCCATGCACACCTTGACCACATCGGGCGTATCCCTAAACTTGTAAAAGAGGGCTTTACAGGAAAGATCTATGCCACTGCTGCAACTATGGAGTTAGCGGAGATCATCCTTATAGACAGTGCCAAAATCATGAGTGAAGATTTTCAAACACGATACAGAAAAGCGCAACGTAAAGGTCAAAGTAAAAAGATTGAAAAGCCTTTATATGATCCTATTAATGTTCAAGAAACATTTGAGATGGTCGAATGGGTAAATCCTGAATATGACCAATACTACGATCTGTGTGAAGGGATCAGTTTTGTCTACCGTAATGCCGGGCATATTTTAGGTTCTGCTTTTATAGAGATCTCATATATGGAAAATAACGATTCCCGCTCTATAGTTTTCTCTGGAGATATAGGGAACAACAATGACTTAGTACTCCCCCACTTGGCAAAATGTAAAAAAACAGATGCACTTTATGTTGAGACAACATACGGAGAAAGAGATCATCAGCCCATAGAGGCAACTATACAAGAGTTTAAAGAAACCCTTTTGGCAACTTTAGACAAAGGTGGAAATGTTTTAATCCCCTCTTTTGCCTTAGAACGTACACAAGAACTCTTATGTATATTAAGAGATATGTATGAAAAAGGTGAACTGCCAAAGTGTAAAGTATTTTTAGACTCCCCGATGGCTACACGCGCAACTCAGGTCTATAAACAGTTTGCAAGAGAATTAATACCCAAGTGTCAGGAAAATATCAAAGAAAACGGGAGTGTCTTTAATTTTGAGCTCCTTTCATATACAGAAACGCCTGAAGCATCAAAAAGCATCAATGATGTCAAAAGTCGTGCCATTATAATCGCAGGTGCGGGTATGTGTAACGGTGGTAGGATCGTACACCACTTTAAACACAGAATCTGGGACAAAAACAATGCGGTTATTTTTGTAGGCTTCCAGGCAGAAAGAACTCTTGGACGTGAGATAGTTGACGGAGCACAATGGATCAATGTGTTAGGGGAGGACATAATAGTCCAAGCATCCATCCATACCATCAACGGATTCTCAGCCCATGCTGATCAAGACGGGATCTTAGAGTGGATCTCAGATATTAAAAATCTAAAAAAAGTCTTTTTAGTACATGGTGAACTGGAGAGCCAGACTGCTTTTAAAGAGACACTCAAAGAGAAACTAAACCTTGATGCACACATCGTCTCATTTAAAGAAACAATAGTGCTTGATTAA
- a CDS encoding MarR family winged helix-turn-helix transcriptional regulator, translated as MENKEFNLPESYGYHFNIIFVNIKRMMEIKLKPYNLTHLQFSILINIYKNNVTTQKEMLKYINGDEASITRLIDRLESKGYLNRVQSTEDKRKKSLVLTKSGITLSKEIIGCAREVNKELTKDLNEDEAKVLLKLLQKVHISISENEA; from the coding sequence ATGGAAAATAAAGAGTTTAATTTACCCGAGTCATACGGATACCACTTTAACATCATCTTTGTAAATATAAAACGGATGATGGAAATAAAGCTTAAACCCTACAATCTTACACATTTACAATTTAGCATCTTGATCAACATCTATAAAAACAACGTAACAACACAAAAAGAGATGTTAAAGTATATAAATGGGGATGAAGCGAGTATTACAAGACTTATCGACAGGCTTGAATCAAAAGGCTACCTCAACCGTGTGCAATCAACAGAAGACAAAAGAAAAAAGAGTTTAGTGCTTACAAAAAGCGGCATAACTTTATCAAAAGAGATCATAGGGTGTGCGCGAGAGGTTAACAAGGAGCTTACAAAAGATCTTAATGAAGATGAAGCAAAAGTGTTGTTAAAATTATTACAGAAAGTACATATTTCAATAAGTGAGAACGAAGCATAA